The Gemmatimonadota bacterium nucleotide sequence GTACCCCGGCTGGAAGATCTGGTCCATGATTTCGCGGATCAGCCGGGCGCGGGAGATCATGCCGGGCTGCACGCCGAGGGTGACGGCCATGGATTTAAGGTCGCCCATGGGCAGGGCAGCGAGGTAATCCTGGAGGATCAAGGGTTCATTCCCACTCGATGGCAAACGAGCGATGCTTGCACTGCGAATTCAGTGATTTACGTGCTTGTGGCCGGAGCGAACGGGGTCGAAAATCTGCCGTGGAAGGCCGCCGTAAAGTACCATGGCATCCGCAAAAGTGGCATTCCTATAGACACAGGAAGTTATACAAGTCCACTAAACCGGGTCAACTCCATTCTCATGGTATTGGGAAATGGCGAACCGTTCAAACCGGTGGAGGTTCATTTCGGCAGGCAATTCGAGCAACACACCCGCATCCCGGGAGGCTTTGGCCCATGCCAGGAGCAAGTCGTAATGCCTTTGTTCCTGGAGGCCGCCAAACCACTGCATCCCCTCAGGCGAGATGACGCAGAAGACATTGGCCAGATCGCACGGACCAAGGCATCCGGAGATCGTCAATTGCAACGACCTGTTCAGTTTTTCTT carries:
- a CDS encoding (2Fe-2S) ferredoxin domain-containing protein is translated as MNAQTQRIRESLRRHDALATGRGRVLGQVVCCVGCCCGQTDKGFPPFPRDWLKQQWKEEKLNRSLQLTISGCLGPCDLANVFCVISPEGMQWFGGLQEQRHYDLLLAWAKASRDAGVLLELPAEMNLHRFERFAISQYHENGVDPV